The region AGAGGTAGCCGCCCGTCGGGCCGAGGAGAACGGCCGGGCCCGCGAGCCCTCCGGCGAAGACCGGGAATCCGGCAGCGCCTTCGGCCAGGTAGGCCAGGACCGCGGCCGTGCCGCGTGTCGCGCCAAGCGCGGCTCCCACGAGGAGCACCGCGAAGGTCTGGCCCGTGACGGGAACCGGCGAGAAGGGCAGCGGAACGGCGACCTGCGCCGAGAGCGCGATCAGGGCGCTCCCCGCGAGCACGAGCAGCACGTCGTACACGCGGACGCCGATCCGCGCGGGAACGACCGTTCCCGCGGGACCTCGCGCGAACCGGGGCCGGAGCACTTCCGCCAGGGTCGACATAGGCGGGCCAGTCTACCCGCGCCTCCCGCCCCGCTCAATCCCCTTCTGCGAGCCGTGGCCCCCGGCTACGGGAGGTAGTCCACCTCGGGCATCGAGGCGATCACGTACGGCACGATCCAGGCCTTCGAGTC is a window of Candidatus Eisenbacteria bacterium DNA encoding:
- a CDS encoding biotin transporter BioY, which encodes MSTLAEVLRPRFARGPAGTVVPARIGVRVYDVLLVLAGSALIALSAQVAVPLPFSPVPVTGQTFAVLLVGAALGATRGTAAVLAYLAEGAAGFPVFAGGLAGPAVLLGPTGGYLFGFLPAAWICGALAERGWDRRFLTTLASMALGDLAIFAVGIPWLARFVGAENAITFGLAPFVAGNLAKVVLAAGALPLAWAGVRRIRGR